ATGTGTTGTGTTTTTCATGATTAACGCTCCCGTCTGTTGTTTAGTGACCCTACTTTAACCTTTTAAAATGAGAAAGTCAAACCGAATTCTAACTTATTTTTAATTTAATGTTCGTGTTCCGTTTGGTTAGCGTTTGCATTTATTGTTGCGATAGCTTTATGAGAAATGAAAAAAAGTTTCATTTCTTCGGCATTTTCACTGCCAAAGTTGAAATGCATCTGCTTTTTTCTTAAATGCGAACTTCGCACCTATTTAATCATCACAAAAAATCCTCCTCTTGTTCACTTACACATTAAGTGTAACAACAAAAGGAGGAGAATCTTGCACATCAGAATTTAAGGTATTTTCGTAATTTTATACGTCTCAGACGCTAACAGAATAATCCCGATAACTACGATAGCCGCAATACTAAGATAAGGACGATTGGAATACGTATTAGGAAAGAAACTCAGCAGTGTTGGTACAGCAAACATCAAAAGAAACAGTATTTTTGTTCGTGTCACAGTTTTTATTACGAGTGTGTCACCATCACGGACTGCTACCTTATTACTGCGTGAGCCACCATGAGAGATAGAAAGAATAGCCTCCTCTTGAGGTGATTCCAGTTTAATCGTGTCATTATGCGCCACTTTTCCAACAACTTTACCATTTATCATCAGCTTCAACGAACCCGCCATCCCAATTAAACCTGTACTGCGGTTAATCTTTATAGCCACGCTATCACTCCCATCTCTCTTTTACCCCTTACAAGGCGGCTGCGATTTTATCCTCAAATGTTAAAGGTGATTCAGTCGGGCCAAAACGTTCAACGACTTGCCCTTTTTTATCCACCAAAAACTTCGTGAAGTTCCATTTGATTGCACTTCCTAAAACTCCTTTAGTTTCATCTGTCAACATTTTGAATAACGGATGCGCGTCTTTGCCATTTATCTTCACTATTTCATGCATCGGGAAAGAAACGCCGTATGTCATACGGCACGCTTCGGCAGCATCTTCTGCTGTTGCTACTTCCTGTTTGAACTGATTGGATGGAAAGCCTAAAACCACAAAATCTTTCGCTTTGTATTTGTCGTAAAGCTTTTGTAAATCATCAAATTGAGGTGCTAATCCACATTTGGTCGCAGTATTCACAATGAGCAATGTTTTCCCTTTGTATCGGTCCAATTGATAAGTTTCGCCATTTTCCATTGTTACTGAAATATCGTAAATATTCATAGCCCTAAACCTCCATTATTTATTTTCGTTTATTGTATCTAAACGTTGCTGTAAGTTAGCCAACTGTAGCATTAATTCAGGTAAATCCATTCCTTCAAAATTGCAAGAAATCATTTCTGCTAGAATCGCTTGATTGATTGGTTGCTTGCTCTCTTTCGCCTTGGCTGATAGAGAGATAAGCATCGTGCGCTTATCGGTCGGATGTTGACTCTTTTCGATCCACTCGTTCTCTGCCATTCTTTTCAAAATCGGGTTCAATGTTCCAATGCCCATGCCTGTTTGGCTACCGATTGTCATAATCGGCAGGCCATCATTATCCCATAAAGCCAATAAGACTAAATATTGCGGGAAAGTTAGCTGAAATATTTTCAGCGCCCGTCCGTACATTTTGTTGATACCGTTTGAGGCCCGGTAAAGCCGGAAGCATAGCTGCTCATCCAATTGTCGATCAAAAATCGACTCGTCCATACAATCACCTTTTCTTTAATATTTTCCGCGTCTCCAAAATTAATTCCATCATTCTTGCTTCAGGCACGTAATTTCGCTTGCTGAGACAGTCATAGTTATTTTTGCGAACGCTATCCATTATACCACTGTATAACTTCGAAGAAACGAGCACAGGAAAACGACAATCACTGTCATAGTGAGAGATACTGTCCTCAAATTCTACATAGCCACGGCTTGATTCTTCCGCTAGTTCTTCCCATAAAGCAATAAAATTGTTATCCGGACCCTTTTCGACATTCTGTGCTAAGTCGACCTGATGGCGGTCCAGTAATTCAGTTGGTAAATAGACGCGCTTATTCTCGCGATAATCTTCGCCTACATCACGGAGTATATTCGTTATTTGCATGGCAACACCTAAGGAAACTGCACTTTCTTTCAGAGATTCTGTTATGCCACTTTTAGTTGCCAAAATCGGCAACAACATCAAACCTACTGATCCCGCTACGTAATAACTATAATCTTTTAATGCAGCCAAATCGGTAATTTCCTGAAAGTCCAAGTCACGTTTTTGGCCTTCCAATTGGTCATAAAAGGGTGAAGTGGTCATGGCGTAGCGATTGAAAACATCGCGTAAGGCACGCCACATTGGATGAT
This genomic interval from Jeotgalibaca porci contains the following:
- a CDS encoding glutathione peroxidase, which gives rise to MNIYDISVTMENGETYQLDRYKGKTLLIVNTATKCGLAPQFDDLQKLYDKYKAKDFVVLGFPSNQFKQEVATAEDAAEACRMTYGVSFPMHEIVKINGKDAHPLFKMLTDETKGVLGSAIKWNFTKFLVDKKGQVVERFGPTESPLTFEDKIAAAL
- a CDS encoding phytoene/squalene synthase family protein yields the protein MVETELKKDYAYCEKVIKASSKSFYTAFSKLPKDKAKAVYAIYAFCRQADDTVDANEPLALKKENLAILEAELKEFEKGKTPNHPMWRALRDVFNRYAMTTSPFYDQLEGQKRDLDFQEITDLAALKDYSYYVAGSVGLMLLPILATKSGITESLKESAVSLGVAMQITNILRDVGEDYRENKRVYLPTELLDRHQVDLAQNVEKGPDNNFIALWEELAEESSRGYVEFEDSISHYDSDCRFPVLVSSKLYSGIMDSVRKNNYDCLSKRNYVPEARMMELILETRKILKKR
- a CDS encoding MarR family winged helix-turn-helix transcriptional regulator, whose protein sequence is MDESIFDRQLDEQLCFRLYRASNGINKMYGRALKIFQLTFPQYLVLLALWDNDGLPIMTIGSQTGMGIGTLNPILKRMAENEWIEKSQHPTDKRTMLISLSAKAKESKQPINQAILAEMISCNFEGMDLPELMLQLANLQQRLDTINENK